The segment TTACTGTCGATGGTCAGCCCGCTCCTCTAGAAATTCTGACCGCCCTTGTGGATGGAGTCAACCGTCGTTTTGACCTAGCAAACCTAGAGGCGGCTGGTATCACCGCTAGGGTTCTGCAATTTCAGTTATCGTCTAACCAAGAGCTAGATCTAGCGATCGTTGTGCGTGTAGAACCCCAAGGACTAGCGTGGCTTCAATCTTATGCCAAGTAAAGCTCATATCAACTTATATAACTTATATGCAAGTAGTGACCAGCCTTCTTGTCTGCTACGTCTCGTAGCCACATCTCATAAAAAGTAGAGACAGTTGATACCAATCCTCCAAAAGCCAGCAACATAACCCATTAGTTCGTAGTAGAGACTTAAGTCCTGACTACAAGCTATCCATAGCCATAGTATGGAGAAGTGGTAGGAGTGCTTGCCAGCCCGACACTCTAGTTAGGAGTTTGCTTAGGAGTTTGTTTAGGCCAGCTTAGCGATCGTCTCTCGCTCTAACAACACTACCCCAGTTTGCAAATCCTTTACGGTTACCAGCAGAATGCGCTGGGGATTAATCTCAAACTGGACTTCTACCCGATCAACTCCCCGTTCACCGGGTGGGTCTAACCGAGCAACACAGATGTGATCGGCGTGAGTGCTAAGTGGGCGAAATGCTGCTTGCACTGAGAAGCGAGAGCTGGTCATGCGTCCTTGACTATCAAAGGCTACTTCTGCTTGGCCGAGATCAGCAACTTCACCAATATCCAAATGAATTTCTCGTTGTCCATCGGTAGCTGCTTGCAAAATTAATGGCTCCTCACGCTGACAAGGATAATGCATTCCTTTGGTAAATAAAGGCACGTAAGAATAAGTCCGGGCATAGGGTTCCCAAAGACGGATGGCATAGCCATGACGCAATTCATCATATAAATTTTCTACCTGCGCCAGGGCTAGCGCTCC is part of the Cyanobacteriota bacterium genome and harbors:
- a CDS encoding Hsp70 family protein translates to HVLLVGGTCQIPAVQQLITSYFGKQRVKLHKLFQAVAEGALALAQVENLYDELRHGYAIRLWEPYARTYSYVPLFTKGMHYPCQREEPLILQAATDGQREIHLDIGEVADLGQAEVAFDSQGRMTSSRFSVQAAFRPLSTHADHICVARLDPPGERGVDRVEVQFEINPQRILLVTVKDLQTGVVLLERETIAKLA